AGAATGAAGTAGTCCATCTTCTTGCAAAAAGAATTACAGAATAATGAAACAATAATTAAAAGAATTAGAGaataaaaacagaaaagaaccagagaaagaaagaagaagatagAGCTACCCTTCACTATGAAAGCCTTTTTTTCCAGGTTTTATGAATCAGCACCTTAAGGTTTCAACTGAAGGCAGAAATATTGTCAGAGTCCGTGGGGAACGATTAGTTGCCGGGAACAAATGGAGCCGATTCCAAGAAGATTATCAAGTTCCAGATCGTTGTACTATCAGGGCTATTCGTGCAAAGTTTGACGGAGGAATTTTAACGATGACAATGCCCTGGAGGAAAGACGCAGCAGCCAAAGCAACTCCTCCAAAAGCTACATCTGGCCTGGACAGCACTACTGATCAAATGCAACAGATCAGTCCTCCAAAAGCACCAATCGAGCCAAGTTCAAAAAAAAGTGCTGATGAAATCCCTCCAAAAGTAATCGATCCACCATCCAGGCCTCAGAAGGCTGCAGCTGAAATTCATCCAAAAGTACTCGATCCACCATCCAGGCCTCAGACGGCTGCTGCTGAAATTCGTCCAAAAGGACTCGATCAACCATCCAAGCCTCAGAAGGCTGCTGCTGAAATTCATCCAAAAGGACTCGATTCACCATCCAGGCCTCAGAAGGCTATTGatgaaattcaaccaaaagtaCTCGCTCCACCATCAGTTACAGCTGACAAAGGAAGCAAAGATATTGATGAGAAACTGTTGAGCCAACCACAAACTCAAAAGGGTCGTCAAGATGAACAAGCTAGAAGCCCAGGGGCAATAAAGCCCGTGACAACATCAATGACAATTTCcagtgatgatgatgaaaagAAGGAGACGATCACCCCTAAAACCAACGCCAAGCCAATGAAACCTGAATATATTGAGAATTTGAAAGAAGTGAGTGATGGTAAAAGAAGTACTGAGAAGAGTAAGGAACCTTTAGATACACTAGCCGGAAATCTCACAAGGAAAATTATTGAGGTGAAAGAGAAGCAAAGCCAGACTGCAGTTGCTTCGAGCAGCAAGGATTATGGACTGGGAAATTTCAAGAAAGCAGTTACAAGCCTTGCTGAGCCAAACGAGGAGAGACAATTGTTGGTAAACATTGTTGTTGCAGTGCTGGTTATAGTGGCAGTAGGGGCACACATTGCCTCTAGAATTGGATCAGAAGAAGCTTAACAGTTTCCAGGTGTCTTAAGTTTGTCTTCAGTGTATATGAAATAGTACAATGTACAGAACTGCAAATATAATTGGACAGATGGTCCAAGTGGCAAATTTACGTAATCAATTGGTTGTGTTTTCTATAGTAAAGCTGTTTCTGTgaagtttctattttttttttctttcattcctTGTTTCTTCTATACATAAGTTCCCATGTGTTTTTGAAGCCTCTAGTTATGATGACCTTATGCATATGCAAGATATGCATATtggtatataaatatataccaaaaaaaaaaaaggccctaTTTAGCGCTTTAGATTTCCAGTAAAATTTCCATAGTTATTCCATGTGAAATACCAACATAAAatttctttctctctcaaaaAATAAGTAAATGAATGAATAAAAGGTGAAATCTctctcaagagaatttcctgcTTTTTaaggtttaaaaatgtattctAGCTTACCCTTCTATTTTTGGAATTATATtaggttttttcttttcccttttggtCGCAAAATATATAGTTGTTCATCTCTTTATATGTATATAGCTTGCCAGTACAATTTGTAAACGAAATTGTTACGGATTCAAGGGCCAAATTTATACCCAATGACTTTGTTTAATTCTTTTTTCTCAACCGCTTAGCTAATTGTTCTCAAACTTCGAAGAGTCCGTAGTGAACTTATAATCATATTTTCTAAGTAATTTTTAGCTTAGATAGTTATCCGTATCATTCGGAATGTGATCATCCAGTACAATTTCGAAGTAGTGGGAAAGGAGCACTATACATGTCTgccaattaaaagaaaagattgacagGAAAAGGTTGGAGTTtttaacttaatttttttttttttttggtgaaacgACACTTGTTTACCCTACACCTACCTCAACTCATATTCTAACCTATTCTAAGGAAGAGGGCCCAACTGAGCCTACTGAAAAATCGACGGAGATTGAATCAATATCGGACCACTTGAACCCACTTAAAGTGGCAAGCCGCATATAATGCCAATTGGTAGGAGGCAGGGTCTGAACCCTTGAACTCCCACTCCACCAAGTCTTAAAGGCTATGGTGGTGGCCAACAGCCATTTGTGTTTCTGACTTTCTTTTGGGTGTTATTATTTCATGTTTTAACGAGGGCAAAATTGAGAatctaaaaaaattatatatagttAACACCAAAACCCCTCACTCCAACATTTTACATAACATAGATATAAATATGTAATTCATATCAAACATCAAATGACATATGTTCTTGGCGAGCAAATAAGAAGGTAAGCAAGAAACACCACTTTTACAGAAAAACATCTTCTATATCAGGAGACTTCTAGCACTCTTCTATGAAGTTTCAGCTTGTAATTTTTCCTAAACGATGAACAAGTTttttaaacaatttcaaaattttcataaatAATTTGTACAATCTCATAAAAGCGATGTTAAAACTCAGTATTGTTCATTTGCAACATTACATATCAACTGTGTCAGAGTTACATGGTACTATTAgaattgtttattttgaatttttctttgattGGCCAAATTTTGGCCTTTAAAAGCTAGATTCTAGCAATCATCCCTGCCCATGAATCCATGATTAGGGATACGCTTGGAAGCTAGAGAAGTTCCAAGCGCTTGGACCGGGACTTTCAATGGTATTCAAacattatccatttataacacTAATGGCGGCAAATGATGGCATCTGCCCACCCATTGCCTCCGCCACTCTTTCACACCCTTCAAACAGCCTTTTCCCCAAATTCAGCAACAAAGGCGTGAATATCTTACACTTAAATGACTCCCCATCTCCTAGCGTCCTCAACCACGCCTTTATCCTACTCCCTCCCATCT
This portion of the Coffea arabica cultivar ET-39 chromosome 2e, Coffea Arabica ET-39 HiFi, whole genome shotgun sequence genome encodes:
- the LOC113732605 gene encoding uncharacterized protein, whose translation is MAMRPARGGVGPSIRPRLRPVVQNFYEDFKPMSEWRQDEESDILLLFLPGFMNQHLKVSTEGRNIVRVRGERLVAGNKWSRFQEDYQVPDRCTIRAIRAKFDGGILTMTMPWRKDAAAKATPPKATSGLDSTTDQMQQISPPKAPIEPSSKKSADEIPPKVIDPPSRPQKAAAEIHPKVLDPPSRPQTAAAEIRPKGLDQPSKPQKAAAEIHPKGLDSPSRPQKAIDEIQPKVLAPPSVTADKGSKDIDEKLLSQPQTQKGRQDEQARSPGAIKPVTTSMTISSDDDEKKETITPKTNAKPMKPEYIENLKEVSDGKRSTEKSKEPLDTLAGNLTRKIIEVKEKQSQTAVASSSKDYGLGNFKKAVTSLAEPNEERQLLVNIVVAVLVIVAVGAHIASRIGSEEA